In Nocardioides sp. zg-1228, a single window of DNA contains:
- a CDS encoding nuclear transport factor 2 family protein, with product MDAAAALARWHAVVESRDPAGLPGLIAEDAVFRSPAVHTPQEGRDTVVGYLTAAFTVLGPGLTYEREWLGADSAVLQFRTDVGGLQVSGVDIITWDDAGQIVDFTVMVRPAKALQAVIEQMGAELLRMLEAAGG from the coding sequence ATGGATGCCGCCGCCGCCCTCGCCCGTTGGCACGCCGTCGTCGAGAGTCGCGACCCCGCCGGGCTCCCCGGCCTCATCGCCGAGGACGCGGTCTTCCGCAGTCCGGCGGTGCACACGCCCCAGGAGGGTCGCGACACGGTCGTCGGCTACCTCACGGCCGCGTTCACCGTGCTGGGTCCGGGACTGACCTACGAGCGGGAGTGGCTCGGCGCGGACTCCGCGGTGCTCCAGTTCCGCACCGACGTCGGCGGCCTGCAGGTCTCCGGCGTCGACATCATCACCTGGGACGACGCCGGGCAGATCGTCGACTTCACCGTCATGGTGCGTCCGGCCAAGGCCCTGCAGGCGGTCATCGAGCAGATGGGCGCCGAGCTGCTGCGGATGCTGGAGGCCGCGGGCGGCTAG
- a CDS encoding VWA domain-containing protein — protein MSRFRKYDGGDPLAPPVDLAEALDAIGQDVMAGYSPERAMREFLRRGGTDRAGLDELARKVAERRREILQRNDLDGTMREVRELLDRAVLAERGQLARDITMDDGDRAFRELMLDNLPTSTPAAVSELSSYDWQSSEAREAYEEIKDLLGRELLDQRFAGMKQALEGATDDDRAAVNEMLSDLNDLLEKHAADGVTDDEFRDFMDKHGDFFPDDPQDMDELLDSLAQRAAAAQRMLNSMTPEQRQELMELSQQAFGSPQLMEQLARMDANLQALRPGEDWSGSESFEGDQGMGLGDGTGALQDLAQLDALADQLAQSHHGARMDDVDLDALAQQLGPDAAVAARTLQELERALRDSGYLKRGSDGELRLSPKAMRQLGKALLRDVAERMSGRSGARETRTTGLAGEPSGASRRWEFGDTEPWDVPRTITNAVLRDGGSSPVRIQVDDIEVVETEARTQAAVVLLVDTSFSMAMDGRWVPMKRTALALHQLIRSRFRGDDLQLIAFGRHAQVMEIEELTALDARWDKGTNLHHGLLLANRFFRKHPNAQPVLLVVTDGEPTAHLEPDGEVWFSYPPHPLTIAHSVRELDAAARLGAQVTFFRLGEDPGLARFIDSMARRVDGRMVSPELDDLGAAVVGSYLGSRAPGSSYREQFGEWYGGGRGFWV, from the coding sequence GTGAGCCGCTTCCGCAAGTACGACGGCGGCGACCCGCTGGCCCCGCCGGTCGACCTGGCCGAGGCGCTCGACGCCATTGGCCAGGACGTGATGGCCGGCTACTCGCCCGAACGGGCGATGCGTGAGTTCCTGCGCCGCGGCGGCACCGACCGGGCCGGGCTCGACGAGCTCGCCCGGAAGGTGGCCGAGCGTCGGCGCGAGATCCTGCAGCGCAACGACCTCGACGGCACGATGCGCGAGGTGCGCGAGCTCCTCGACCGGGCGGTCCTCGCCGAGCGCGGCCAGCTGGCGCGCGACATCACCATGGACGACGGCGACCGGGCCTTCCGCGAGCTCATGCTCGACAACCTGCCGACCTCCACGCCGGCGGCGGTGAGCGAGCTGTCGTCGTACGACTGGCAGTCGTCGGAGGCGCGCGAGGCCTACGAGGAGATCAAGGACCTGCTCGGTCGCGAGCTGCTCGACCAGCGCTTCGCGGGCATGAAGCAGGCGCTCGAGGGCGCCACCGACGACGACCGGGCAGCGGTCAACGAGATGCTCTCCGACCTCAACGACCTCCTCGAGAAGCACGCCGCCGACGGCGTCACCGACGACGAGTTCCGCGACTTCATGGACAAGCACGGCGACTTCTTCCCCGACGACCCGCAGGACATGGACGAGCTGCTCGACTCCCTCGCCCAGCGGGCCGCGGCGGCGCAGCGGATGCTCAACTCGATGACGCCCGAGCAGCGCCAGGAGCTGATGGAGCTCTCGCAGCAGGCCTTCGGCTCGCCGCAGCTGATGGAGCAGCTGGCGCGGATGGACGCCAACCTCCAGGCGTTGCGCCCCGGCGAGGACTGGTCGGGCTCGGAGAGCTTCGAGGGCGACCAGGGAATGGGCCTCGGCGACGGCACCGGCGCGCTGCAGGACCTCGCCCAGCTCGACGCGCTCGCCGACCAGCTCGCCCAGTCGCACCACGGCGCGCGGATGGACGACGTCGACCTCGACGCGCTGGCCCAGCAGCTCGGTCCCGACGCGGCGGTGGCCGCCAGGACGCTGCAGGAGCTCGAGCGCGCGCTGCGTGACAGCGGCTACCTCAAGCGCGGCTCCGACGGCGAGCTGCGGCTCTCGCCCAAGGCGATGCGCCAGCTCGGCAAGGCGCTCCTGCGCGACGTGGCCGAGCGGATGAGCGGGCGCTCCGGCGCCCGCGAGACGCGCACGACCGGCCTGGCCGGCGAGCCGTCGGGCGCGTCGCGGCGCTGGGAGTTCGGCGACACCGAGCCGTGGGACGTGCCGCGCACGATCACCAACGCGGTGCTGCGTGACGGAGGCTCGTCGCCCGTGCGGATCCAGGTCGACGACATCGAGGTGGTCGAGACCGAGGCGCGCACCCAGGCGGCGGTCGTGCTGCTGGTCGACACGTCGTTCTCGATGGCGATGGACGGGCGATGGGTGCCGATGAAGCGCACCGCGCTGGCGCTGCACCAGCTCATCCGCTCCCGCTTCCGCGGCGACGACCTCCAGCTGATCGCGTTCGGCCGGCACGCCCAGGTCATGGAGATCGAGGAGCTCACCGCCCTCGACGCCCGCTGGGACAAGGGCACCAACCTCCACCACGGGCTGCTGCTCGCCAACCGGTTCTTCCGCAAGCACCCCAATGCCCAGCCGGTGCTCCTCGTCGTCACCGACGGCGAGCCGACCGCCCACCTCGAGCCCGACGGCGAGGTGTGGTTCTCCTACCCGCCCCACCCCCTGACGATCGCCCACTCGGTGCGCGAGCTCGACGCCGCCGCCCGGCTGGGCGCCCAGGTGACGTTCTTCCGCCTCGGCGAGGACCCCGGACTGGCGCGCTTCATCGACTCGATGGCGCGCCGGGTGGACGGCCGGATGGTCAGCCCCGAGCTCGACGACCTCGGGGCCGCGGTGGTCGGGTCCTACCTGGGCTCGCGGGCTCCCGGGTCGTCCTACCGCGAGCAGTTCGGCGAGTGGTACGGCGGCGGGCGGGGCTTCTGGGTCTAG
- a CDS encoding GNAT family N-acetyltransferase, with protein sequence MGEAAGETRGDGFITHVITHDIRLRPGTTADIPAFRALGEAVVPATYGPIDAAYAQRMLDEWWVPEVFERSLARNAHLVAEVDGQVVAMAAFGRLSQSHRDFPHVTGDREVMWKLYVHPDHQGRGIGGRLLAEVEAMVEGDVLWLEVVDGNQQAYDFYRAHGFTEVERVTDRDWPDDVWLRKELGRGPR encoded by the coding sequence ATGGGTGAGGCGGCCGGCGAGACGCGGGGCGACGGGTTCATCACCCACGTCATCACCCACGACATCAGGCTGCGCCCCGGCACGACGGCCGACATCCCCGCCTTCCGCGCCCTCGGCGAGGCGGTCGTGCCGGCGACCTACGGCCCGATCGACGCGGCGTACGCCCAGCGGATGCTCGACGAGTGGTGGGTGCCCGAGGTCTTCGAGCGGTCGCTGGCGCGCAACGCGCACCTCGTCGCCGAGGTCGACGGCCAGGTCGTCGCGATGGCCGCCTTCGGCCGGCTCTCGCAGTCGCACCGGGACTTCCCCCACGTCACCGGCGACCGCGAGGTGATGTGGAAGCTCTACGTCCACCCCGACCACCAGGGTCGCGGCATCGGCGGCCGCCTGCTGGCCGAGGTCGAGGCGATGGTCGAGGGCGACGTGCTGTGGCTCGAGGTCGTCGACGGCAACCAGCAGGCCTACGACTTCTACCGCGCCCACGGCTTCACCGAGGTCGAGCGGGTCACCGACCGCGACTGGCCCGACGACGTGTGGCTCCGCAAGGAGCTGGGCAGGGGACCGCGGTGA